In Pseudomonas glycinae, the DNA window AAAGTGCCCGGCATATGGCAGCGGCGGCGGACGCATTTGCCGGTCTGATTGCCCGCGCCCAAGAGGTGGAGCGTCTGCAGGAGCAGATACGCATTGCCCGGGAGCTAGAGGCCCGGCATTTGCAGGAGCAGGCGCGTATAGCCGCGGAGGTTGAAGCCAGGCGTGTTGCCGAGGAACAGGCACGTATTGCCGCCGAAGCAGAGGCAAGGCGCCTTGCCGAGGAACAAGCGCGCATAGCGGCAGAAGCCATTCGCAACGCCCATACCTTCCGCGCGCCAGGTGCCGCTTCGGCGACAGGGCCGTTGTTCATGACTTCAGCTGGAGTCGTGGCAGTTGCCGAGGCTGCTGCGGCCAGTCTGCAAGGGGCCGTTCGCAGCGCCATCGCGGGCTTGGGCAGTCTTGCTGCGAGTGTCGGGGCTGGCGCTGTCGTCGGTGTTTCAGCGTTGGTCTACTCGTCGAAACTGGGCAACGGCGAATTGCCTGACCGTTACGCGTTCACCACGCCGCTGTCGGACCTCGCACCAGATTTCGCACCCGATCTGCACGCCATCGCGGCGGCTGGCGGTACGGTTGACATGCCTTTCCGCGTCAGTACAAAGACCGACGCGAACGGGCAGTCAGAGGTTTTTGTCGTCAAGACTGATGGGCGGAATATTCCGTCGGCCGTCAGGGTGGTGGCGGCCTCCTACGACACCGGACGCAACGTCTACACCGCGACCACCTCCGATGTTCCACCACGCACCCTGACGTGGACCCCGATCGTCAATCCGGGAAACAGCTCGACGACCTCACCGGCCGGGCAGCCGGAGGTGCCTGCCTATACTGGGGCGACGGTAGTCCCGGTCTAGGGACGCCTCGATTCGTTCCCGGGCATTTTCGAAGCCGGATTCGATGACTATGTTCTGGTGTTCCCGCAGGACTCCGGGCTGCCACCGAACTACACGATGTTTCGGGATCGGCGGGAGGATCCGGGTGTCGCATCAGGTGTGGGGCAGGCGGTATCGGGCAACTGGCTCGGAAGCGCATCGCAGGGCGAAGGCGCGCCGGTGCCGGCGCAGATTGCCGATCAGTTGCGAGGGCGGGAGTTCAGGAATTTTCGGGCGTTTCGGGAGGCGTTTTGGAAGGCGGTGGCTGGGGATCCGGAGTTGACGGCTCAGTTTGATCGCAGCGCCCTAGCTAGTATGAAAGACGGCCAATCGCCTTTTGTTAAAGAGAGTGAGCAAGTTGGAAAGCGTGTGAAAATTGAGTTGCATCACAGGAAATATATTTCTGAAGGTGGCGGGGTTTATGAGGTTGACAGCATAGTCGCAATGACTCCACGGAGACATATTGGTATGCATAGAGGGTCAGGTAATGATTAAGTTAATTAACGAAATGTCAGAGTCGGAGTTTCTGAAGTTTGTTACGAGAATTTATGACAACGACTATGAAAGTGAAGAGGAACACATCGATGCTGTTTTCGAGTTTAAGGCCTTGAGTGAGCATCCATCTGGATCGGATCTGATTTTTTATCCGGAGCCAGGAAAAAGTGGACCGGCAGCTGTAGTTGCAGAGGTCAAGGCGTGGCGTGCAGCTAACGGAAAGTCTGGTTTTAAAGAGGTTTGATATTCATAAGTGTGGTTGTGCCCTGGCAGTTTTGCCAGGGGCTTTTTTACAGGATGGTGGTGGCTTGTTAAATATTTCGGACTATACGGAAAGAGAGTTTTTGGATTTTGTAATCTCAATTTGTGATGCTAGTGCTCGAACAGAGGAGGAAGATGTAAAGCTGGTATTGGAATTCAGGCGGTTAACAGAACACCCGGACGGCTCGGATCTTATCTACTACCCAAGAGATGATAGGGATGACAGTCCTGAAGGGATTGTAAAGGAGGTTAAAGAATGGCGCGCTGCTAATAACAAACCGGGATTCAAGGCGGTTTAGTTTTCA includes these proteins:
- a CDS encoding bacteriocin immunity protein; translated protein: MIKLINEMSESEFLKFVTRIYDNDYESEEEHIDAVFEFKALSEHPSGSDLIFYPEPGKSGPAAVVAEVKAWRAANGKSGFKEV
- a CDS encoding bacteriocin immunity protein; translated protein: MQLTESLVLKRFDIHKCGCALAVLPGAFLQDGGGLLNISDYTEREFLDFVISICDASARTEEEDVKLVLEFRRLTEHPDGSDLIYYPRDDRDDSPEGIVKEVKEWRAANNKPGFKAV